A segment of the Leptolyngbya sp. NIES-3755 genome:
ATCAGTGTCAAAGCTGTGGAAAAGTCGATCGAGAAACCGAACTGACGATCGATCACATCATCCCCCTCGCCAACGGCGGCAGCGACGACCTGAGCAACCTGCAAATATTATGTCGATCGTGCAATTCCCGCAAAAAACACAGCTTTGATCCGAGGTTCGATCGACAATTTAATCTCTAGATTTTTGCCTCTTCGAGCAATCAAGGAATGAAGATTCTTCTGGCTCCTCGATAACTGTCGATCGCAAGCACAATTTCAATCAAGCTTTCAACACAGCGACCTCGATATTCGGAATCATTTAGAAGTCGATCGGTATTACTTACCGTAACAACAGGCAAGGACTCCGAAGTGTTTTCTTCTCGCATCACCTGTTCTAGCGAATCTTTTCCTTTCATGCTGCGATTGGCAGTAAGTAATACCATCTGATCTTCTTGAGCGATTCGCCAAACTGTCCTGTCGTCACTATCGATCGATAATCCAATTTCTGCAAATGTCACAAACTGAATCGAAACCAGATCAAGCCAGCCCTCACTCGCGATCGCGCCAAAAAATACCAGAGCATGACCTCTAAGATTGTGGTCGATTAGAAAGATCATACTTTGGATTCGCGTTGAGCCTTAGCTGCCCGAAGCTTCTCCCAAGCCGCTTCAGTTCCAGGCTTTGGGAGCTGTGCTGCAATGTGAGCAACTCGATCGCGATTTTGCGCTTCGTAGTACTGCCGCAGTTCTTCAGATTCTTTGAGAACTTGCTGATATTCAGCTTCCACCTCTGCACGATGCACCTCAATATAAGCGAGAGCCGCATTTATCTGTGATTCTGTCAGATCAAACAATCCACGAATAAAATGAGGCGGATATTGAGCCGTTACATAATCCATCACGTCGTAGAGTGTGATGCGGGTGTTTGCGATCGTTAGCCCACGCTCTGTCCGAATAATCAATGTCATCGCCTCGTCGCGTAAATTTCTCTTTGCTATAGTCTGCTTCATCCATCTCCTCGATTCCATTTTAGGATTGTTCAGAATGGAAAGGTCATAATTTGGTCAACCCATTCTTCAGCCGTAGACGCTTCCCAAACCAGAATGACGGCATCGATCGCTTCACCAATGGGTAGATTCTGAGAAAGAATGAGAACACCAGAACTCTTTTGCAACGTGATGAATTGACCAAACTCAGTCGGCATCGTTTTACGATCGTGCGTCACCAATACCCGACCTTCTCGCGCCGCGATCGCCAAAACCTCCGGATCTTTCAGCCCTTCAAGTCCCGCTTCGTTCGCTGACTGAAAATCCAGATTAGGATATCTGCGAATCGCACCTGTGACGATCGCTTGTCTCAGATCGGCATCCGCTTGGAATCGAATCTCTGTCATTGCTTCTGAGCTTGAGCCGCTTTCAGTTTTTGATACAGCAAAGGACTCTTTTCTCTGCAAGTCTGCTGTAGTCGCTCAAATTCGGCTTCTCCTTCTTGCAGATACGCATCAATCAGCGATCGATTTGCCAGATAAAACGCGATCGCGCCATACACCTGTTCAAGCGAGAGCAACGGAAAATTCTGAGCAATACTTTCCGGTGAATCGCCATTGAGAAATGAGTAAACAACAGAGTCGAGCGAAATCCGAGTGCCTTCTATCCAATATGCTGTTCCTCGTTGCTCAATGTACGACTTTGACAAAATCGGAGCTAATGCCATAAAGATACCAGTCGCTTGATAATCAAATTTTAGGAGACACAAGCGCGATCGCACCAAAGAAAACCAGCACATGATTCCTGAGATACGATCGCATTTAGATTCCATCAATGTCGATCAGCTAGAGTAACTTTCATACAAATCTTTGCAAAGTCAAACCCCGAAGAAGGATTCCAATTTGAAGAATGCTTGATAGGGAAAATCCCCTGAGCGATTTTTCTCAAAACTCTTTTCTTTAAGCAATGCAGCAAGCTTTTTCATCTGATAGTAAACAAGCTTTGCGAATTGGTTGATCTTAATCTCAAACTCCACCAACATTATTTCTCCAGCGACTTCATCACCGAAAGAATAATGGGATGGAAATTCTGTTACTACGACCTTCATTAAGTGTCTCTTAGCGGGATTTCTAGTCATCCTCCATCGGTTGCCCCCCGGTTCATTCCACCAAGTAAGTTCCACTGTCGAATCGCCTTTCATCATTAAAACAGTAGCTTCGATAAGATCTCCGATTGGATTCCCGAAACTATGGCTAATATCTAATTCGTAAATCTGCCTATTCACGAAGAGCAAACAGGTACTCCATCCACCAGACGATAGAACATATAAGAGGTCGATATCATCACCATCGTACATACGGAGATCTTAAATTCAAATAATTTTCTAATCTTCAACGTCTTCGGTTTGCATCAACCTTTGTTTCAAGCGTTCAGGATCGCCTTTATCAACAACCTTCCCCGCTTCTAACAAAAACGCCCCATCGCAATACTCCAATTCTTCCAGCCGATGCGTCACCCAAAGCGCCGTAATCCCCCGCTTCTTCACCAACGTCTGCACCTGCGCCACCAACTCCAACTGGCTATCCGGATCAAGCAACGCGGTCGGCTCATCTAATAAAAGGACATCACAATGACGAGCGATCGCACCCGCGATCGCCACCCGCTGTTTCTGTCCCCCACTCAGCGCATAAATCGGACGACGCTGAAACGCCCCCAAACTCACAGCCGAAAGCGACTCTTCCACCCGCTCTCGAATCTGCGCGATCGTCAACCCTTCATCCACCAGCCCAAACGCCACATCCGCCCCCACCGTCGGCATCACCAACTGATGATCCGGATTTTGAAACACAAAACCGACCGGAGGCGAGATCAGAACTTCTCCCCCAGTCGGTTGCAGCAATCCCGCCAACAATCGCAGCAGCGTCGATTTACCGCTGCCATTTGCGCCCAACAGCATCCAAAATTCACCCTTCGGCACGTCCAGCGCACAAGAGCGCAAAATCGCCTTGTCCTCCGACCAGCCAAAACTCAGGTCGATCGCTTGAATTGCAGAAAGGTTTTGCGGTTTGGGCGCGTCTACGGTCATATCGATCTATTCCGCCGTTGCAAATGAGAATCCTGCGGGTCTGCCCGAAGCTGCCGCGCTCGATTTCTCATACATCTGAACCGCCGCAATATTATCGGCAAACACCGCGATCTTCTTATCGGTTTGGCGATCGCAGGTGAATTCCAACAGTCCGCCGCCGCCCTTCATGGCATTGGTGATTTCTTGATAAGTTGCTTCCGCTGCTTCCACTGATTTCCGTTGAAATGAGAGACCGAGTGGGTTTCCCTTCAGGGTTAATTCGAGAATATACATAATGTCGATCGTACAAACTGCCAGTTCTCAGTATCGCAAATATCCGCAGAAACGGCTTGCCTTCTCATTGTGCTAGATGAGGATTAATTTGAAAGAATTTCCGTAATTCTAAGATTTGTTAAGAAAAAGACTGGAAATTTTTGGGAAAGTCTCCATATAATCAGAAGCATAGGTAACGAAAAGTAAACTCCATTTCATAATTCAGAGTTTGCTCATTCCTCCGTACTTATTTGGAGATTATTCAAATGACCATCGCAGTAGGTCGCGCCCCAGCGCAGAGAGGCGTATTCGATGCCCTCGACGACTGGCTCAAACGCGATAGATTCGTCTTCGTCGGCTGGTCAGGTATCCTGCTTTTCCCCTGTGCCTTCCTGGCACTCGGCGGCTGGATGACCGGCACCACCTTCGTGTCCTCCTGGTACACCCACGGACTCGCCTCCTCGTACCTCGAAGGCTGTAACTTCCTCACCGTTGCCGTTTCCACTCCCGCAGACAGCTTGGGACACTCCTTGCTGCTGCTCTGGGGACCGGAAGCACAAGGTGACTTCACCCGCTGGTGTCAACTCGGCGGACTCTGGACCTTCGTTGCCCTCCACGGCGCGTTCGGTCTGATCGGCTTCTGTCTACGTCAGCTCGAAATCGCACGACTCGTCGGCATTCGTCCGTACAACGCGATCGCGTTCACCGGACCGATCGCGGTATTCGTCTCGGTGTTCTTGATGTACCCGTTGGGACAATCGAGCTGGTTCTTCGCACCCTCGTTTGGTGTCGCTGCAATCTTCCGTTTCATCTTGTTCATCCAAGGGTTCCACAACTTCACCCTGAACCCGTTCCACATGATGGGCGTGGCTGGGATTCTCGGTGGCGCACTGCTGTGTGCGATTCATGGAGCGACGGTTGAGAACACCTTGTTTGAAGACGGCGACGGGTCGAGCACCTTCCGGGCGTTTAACCCGACCCAAGCCGAAGAAACCTATTCGATGGTGACCGCGAACCGCTTCTGGTCACAGATCTTCGGAATTGCCTTCAGCAACAAACGGTGGTTGCACTTCTTCATGCTGTTCGTCCCTGTGACGGGACTGTGGATGGCATCGGTGGGCATCATCGGGATTGCGCTCAACCTGCGCGCCTACGACTTCGTCTCTCAGGAACTTCGAGCTGCTGAAGACCCGGAATTTGAAACGTTCTACACGAAGAACATTTTGCTGAACGAGGGCATCCGGGCGTGGATGGCATCTCAGGATCAGCCGCATGAACACTTTGTATTCCCTGAAGAAGTGCTGCCTCGCGGTAACGCTCTCTAAGAAGCAAAGTCTTTCTGATTCCATTGGCTCCTACCTCTTTGGTGGGAGCTTTTTTTAAGGCTTGACACATTCTCGAATAGACGTGCTACATTGAATTACAGATGAAGGAATTCGATGAGTTCCGAGTCTGTAAACCCTTTGAAATTTATCCACTTAGGACATAGGAGGTGATGCCCATGCCAGATAGTAGTAAATGCTTGGGTCGTCAGGTTAGAGTTAGTCGGCTGTGCGCCGGGGCTGTTCTCTAACAGTTATTTCAGACCTTTTGTAAGTATTGTCCGTACAATTCTTCAATCACTGGACTAACTCGGAGTTTCCTTCCGGCAGTCTGGTTTCTAAACTGAAGACCCGCTACACCGCTCTTGTTCATGAGGTTTGGATGCGTCCTGCCTCCCCGAACAGGAGCGGATGGTTTTTTAAAGAGAAAATTTACACGACCGCTCTAAAGAAGTACGTCCTTAGATAGAGGAGCCTGAATTTCGACTGAGGCAATCTATAACGAGACTGGGTACTCTACCAGAGGAATTCCTGTAAACAAATCCTGACAGTTGGAGAATTGTCACACGAATGGTGTGTCACTATTCGGCTCTAGCAGGTAAACTAATTTGCAGTGGTAAAGTTGTGCAGTAATCTTGCCAACTTGGTAATTTTGATATAGAAGGCTCCGCTAGTCGTTCTATCTGTAGGTGTGAGGAAAACTAAACACAATGCGTAAGATCTTATTGAACTCTCTGTTCACAAGTCCTGCTGTTTTGGGCGCAGCTCTAATGATGTCTTCCTCCGCGATCGCGGCTCCGAAGGCAGAAGTCGCTGGACTGCCCGCTCTTGAAGTTGGAACTCAGTCGAAGGTCGTTGCACCTCTTACTGAAGTCAAGGCTCTGGCTGATGTGAAATCGCTCAGCCCCGAAAAGACCGCTGAAACGGTCAAGCCTCAACCCCAAATTGCAGCAGAATTCAGCCCTGCTAAATCTGTAGTCGTAAACGAGCCTGTAAAAGTTGCCCAAGCCGCAACCGAAACTCCGGCAACCCCCACCAGCGTTGATTCCTTGAACCAAATCAACCGCTACAGCCGCGAAGGACAAGGCGCAACCAGCGCAGGTCAAGTTACCTCAGTGTCTCAGCTTTCCGATGTTCGTCCCACTGACTGGGCATTCCAAGCACTCCAATCCCTGGTTGAACGCTATGGCTGTATCGCTGGCTATCCCGATCGTACTTACCGGGGCAATCGCGCTCTGACTCGTTTCGAGTTCGCAGCCGGTCTGAATGCTTGTCTCGATCGAGTGAACGAATTGATCGCCGCTTCAACCGCTGACTTGGTGAAGAAAGAAGACCTCGCAACCCTACAGAAGCTGCAAGAGCAATTCGCAGCAGAGTTGGCAACAATTCGCGGACGAGTGGATGCGTTGGAAGCTCGCACAACCACGTTGGAGAGACAGCAATTCTCGACCACGACGAAACTCGCGGGTGAGGCAATCTTCGCAGTCACCGATGAGTTTGGTGTTCGTGGAACTGGCGGGAATAACACCGTCTTCCAGAACCGGATTCGTTTAGCATTAAACACCAGCTTCACCGGAAGAGACTTGTTAGTCACCCGGATTGCAGCAGGAAACGCTGACCTCTTCCAATTGAATGGCGCAGGCACACCGGGTGGAGCCGTAGCTGAAGGGATTCAAACCTTTAACTTCGGTAACACAGGCGGAAACCGTGGCTTCATTGACTGGGTTGCTTACTACTTCCCGGTTGGCGAAAACCTGAGATTCTATATCCCAGTAGTCGGCGGTTTGCACTATGACTATGCTCCGACCATCAGCCCTGCTTTGGATGCGGCTGACGGTGGTACAGGTCCGCTCTCGGTCTTCGCTCAACGTAACCCGATTTACTTGATCGGTGGTGGTAGTGGAATCGGTGCGACTTTCGGCATCAACAGCGCTTTCCAACTGAGTGCAGGTTATTTGGCTGACAACTCAGACGGAACTCAGCTCACCTTTGGAGCCAATAACCCTGCTGCTGGGGGTGGCTTGTTCAACGGAAGCTACGGTGCTTTGGCTCAATTGACCTTCACTCCAAGCAATGCCCTGCAAATCGGTTTAACCTACGTCAACGCCTACCGTCGTGGCGCGATCTTTGATACCGGTTCGGCATTGGCTTCTTCTGGAACCTTCCTGGCAAACCGTAACATCGGTGGATCGGGTGCTTCTCAAGTTAGCGCTTACGGTGCTTCGGTCGCATTCAGACCGAGTCCTAACATTGTGCTGAACGCATTTGGTTCGTTGATCAACGCGAACTTTGTGGATGACGGTGAAGGACAGAAAGACATCTGGACTTATGGAGTTGGGGTTGCGTTCCCTGACTTCGGTAAGAAAGGCAACCTGCTTGGATTTGTTGCGGGTGCTGAGCCTTACATGGGTAATCCGGGTGCTGGTTTGCGGAATGACATTCCGTTGCACTTTGAAGGATTCTACAAGTACCAATTGACCGACAACATCTCGGTGACTCCAGGTGTGATCTGGGTCGTGAATCCGGGTCAAAACGAGGCAAATGATGATGTTGTGATCGGTACGATTAGAACGACCTTCACGTTCTAAGATTGGCTCAAAACCTCGCTCATTTCGGGCGAGGTTGGGGAACAATCCTTTGATTTGTGCTTCAAATTTGTTAAGTGAACAATTAATGTTTGCTTCAGTTTGGTAAGCCTCATTTAAACCCTGTCGAATTGGCAGGGTTTTTGTTTTGCCGTCTGTAAGAAGATAGAGACAGAAACGACACTCTGGATCGAAGTTTTAAGAGTGAGATAACTTTATGCTTTGGACGGTTTGTAGTTTTGGAGTAACGTTATGGCGAAAGTCAATCCGATCGATGTTCAAAAATATTTGAAGGGCATTGATTACCCAGTTAACAAAGAAGACTTAATCAAACACGCAGAAAAGAATGGGGCAGATGAGACCTTGAAATCGCTGCTTCAGGAATTGCCGGGAGACAACTTTGAGAAGCCGACTGATGTGAATAAAGCGATCGGACAAGTTGAATAAGTTCTAATTGGGCTGCATTTCTAGAGTGCAGCTTTTTAAATACAAAAACGGGTGTGAAAGAACTAGCTCTCACACCCGAATTGTTTATTGAATTCTAATTAACCAACCAAGTGCAACAAGTCGCGAACAACGCTGTAACCTGCCAAATCCCAAAGGAGGTATGCGAGAAAACCAATCATTGCGAAACGTCCATTCCAAAGTTCAGCTTGGGGAGTCCAACCAAACAGAAATGCGTTCCGGTCTTTGCCATTGTATGCGGTAGAAATCGGTAAATCGGTCGTGCTAGGAGGAGATTGCATATCTATAATTCCAAACGCTTCATAATTGTTATCGTACTGTTCATTCTCTTATTTGCTGTCTACCCATAGAAGCAAGCTATTTCTCTCCCTATTGATAGAGATAAAGTTTGAATCTCAATTTATCGAAAATGAGTGATATAAGCTACCTTGAAACTGTTAATTTCGATGCTATTCATTAGAAATGTTTTATCAGAAATTGAATGAATCGACATAGATCGTATTCAACACTACGATCGCTTTTTCTAAATGATTGTAAAGTGGAGTCTACAATTGCAGTTTAGGTATTGAATTGGAAAGCTTCCAGCTACATCCTGAGATAGAGGTTAAGGCAAGTGCAGACGGCTACATTTATATAAGCTTAATTAATACTTTGTAGCGATTTCTCTTTTGCCTAGCATCTATTAAAGCTGGGGTTTCCCTATCTATTATCGTTTAGTAGTCAGGTTGTGGGGTATGGAATTATTAACTCGGACGATTCAGTTTCCAGAGACGTTAGATGACATAGTGATCGCTCAATTCCATGAGCAAGCAAACGAAGCAATCCAGTCGGATTCGGATGCGATTCTCGTGGATTTCGCGAAGGTTGAGTTTATGAGTAGTCCTGGTTTGATGGCGTTGGTGATTGCATTTAAGCGATCGCGTGAAGCAGGAAAACCAATGCTCCTACAATCTGTCAACGAGCGCATTAGGATGCTTCTAGAATTAACCGGGATGGATAAAGTGTTTGAAATTATGGAAAGTCCCGTTGAAGAAAGTGAACAAGTCTTAGTCAATCAATAAAATAAGAACCGGATCTGATTTAGATCCGGTTTTTTGTTAGATAAACTCTCGAATATATTGATTCACTAATTCGGGCTGTTCTTGCTGCACCCAATGGCTACAGTTTGGAATATATCGAATCCGAAAATCCTTGACGTATTCCTCAGTTCCATAGGTCAGTTCTTTGCCTAATGCGGTATCTTCTTCTCCCCAAATCATCAGAGTTGGCATCTCTAAAACACCCCAATCTTTTCTAACAATTCCAGACTGAAACGCATTGCGATAATAGTTGATCATTGAAGTCAACGCACCTCGTTTTGCGATCGCATTCTTATACTGATCGATGTCTTCCTTCGTGAAAGCATCTTTGTTAACTGCCATTCCTAAAAACGCAGATTCTATCACCTTGTAATCATTAAGCTGAATTAAGAATTCTGGCAAAGCAGGAAGTTGGAAAAAGAGAATGTACCAACTTTTCAACATTTGCTGAGGTGTAGTTAATCCTTGAGAAAATTTTGCAGGGTGAGGCAGATTTAGGATCACTAATTTATCGAGCATATCGGGATAGGTGTAAGCAAAATTCCACGCGATCGCACCTCCCCAATCGTGTCCTACAAGGGTACAGCGCTGATAGCCTAATCCTTCGATTACGCCTTTCACATCGGCGACAAATTCGGACATTCGATAAGCATCATTGCCAGTCGGTTTATCGCTGTCATTGTAGCCACGAAGATCGATCGCAACCGCTTTGTGATCTTTGGCGAATTCTGGGATTTGTTTGCGCCAGGAATACCAGAACTCAGGAAAACCATGCAAGAAAAGAATTAAATCACCTTCGCCTTGAGTGACGTAATGGAGATTGATTCCGTTTGTGAAAATGCGATCGTGCGTCCAAGTTTCGATCATGATCCTGATGGATATTGTTGTAGAACTTGCTTGAGATATTGACCCGTATAAGAACGCGGGTTTTTTGCAACTTCTTCAGGTGTTCCAACTGCGACAATTTCACCGCCTCGATCGCCGCCTTCAGGACCAAGATCAATAATCCAATCTGAACATCGAATCACATCTAAATTGTGCTCGATCACTAAGACTGAATTGCCTTTATCGACTAATCGCTGAATCACATCAAGAAGTTTGTGAACATCGTAGAACGATAAGCCAGTCGTGGGTTCATCAATTAGATAGAGTGTTTTACCTGTGGCACGTCGAGAAAGTTCGGTGGCAAGTTTGACCCGCTGCGCTTCACCACCGGATAGAGTGGGAGCCGTTTGACCGAGCCGCATGTAGCCAAGACCGACATCGACTAAAGTTTGAAGACGGTTCGCAGCCTGGGGAATGTTTTTGAAGAATTCTGCGCCTTCTTCGACGGTCATGCCTAGAACATCTGCGATCGATTTCCCTTTAAATTTCACCTGCAAGGTTTCGCGGTTATACCGTGCCCCTTTGCATACTTCGCATTGCACATAGACATCGGGCAAGAAATTCATCTCGATCACGTTCACGCCTTGACCACTACAGGCTTCACAGCGTCCGCCTTTGACATTGAACGAGAATTGTCCAGGTTTATAACCTCTGGCTTTGGCTTCGATCGTTTCGGAGAAGACATCACGAATGCAATCGAAAACACCGGTGTAAGTCGCGGGATTCGATCGAGGAGTTCGACCGATTGGGGATTGATCAATGACGATCGCTTTATCGAGCGCGTCCAATCCTTTCACAGGCTTCATTTCTTTTGGTTGTGGAACTTTCTGCCCAAAGTGATGCTGAATAGCTGGATAAAGCAGTTCATTAATTAGCGTCGATTTGCCGGAGCCGGAAACGCCCGTCACACAGACCAATTTACCAAGCGGGAATTCGACATCTACTTTTTTAAGATTGTTACGAACCGCATCGCGAATCACGAGCGATCGACCATTTCCTTCTCGGCGTTCTGGCGGAGTTTGAATCGATCGACGACCTGAAAGATAGGCTCCAGTCAGCGATTCTTCTGCATTCAAGAGTGTATCCAAATCGCCTTGAGCTACAATTCGCCCACCATGAACGCCCGCACCAGGTCCAATGTCAACTAGATGATCAGCAGCACGAATCGTCTCTTCGTCGTGTTCGACCACGATCAAGGTATTTCCCAAATCGCGCAGCTTGGTCAAAGTATTGAGCAATCGAGTGTTATCCCGTTGATGGAGTCCAATGCTTGGTTCATCCAAAACGTAGAGAACGCCGGTCAGTCCTGCACCGATTTGAGTGGCTAAGCGGATTCGTTGAGCTTCACCGCCAGAAAGCGTCATTGCAGTTCGATCGAGCGTCAAATAATCCAATCCCACATCGAGAAGAAATTGCAATCTCGCTTTGATTTCTCGTAAGACTAAATCCCCGATTTGAGCTTGTCGATCGCTCAATTTTAGATCCTGAACTCGATCCAAACATTCTCGAATCGAAACCCCTGTAAATTCATGAATTCGATATTGTCCTAACCGCACTGCAAGCGATTCAGGTTTCAATCGTTTTCCACCACAAATATCACAAGCCTGATCGATTAAATATTGCTCTAGCTTCTGTTTGTACAAGTCAGAACTGGCTTCTTGATATTGTCGATCGAGCAACGGAATTG
Coding sequences within it:
- a CDS encoding excinuclease ABC subunit A (similar to AA sequence:cyanobase_aa:LBDG_41870) is translated as MGAEIESNGSKNATRKIVSLNSIRIRGARQHNLKNVDLELPRDRLIVFTGVSGSGKSSLAFDTIFAEGQRRYVESLSAYARQFLGQVDKPDVDAIEGLSPAISIDQKSTSHNPRSTVGTVTEIYDYMRLLYGRAGNPHCPICDRSIAPQTIDQMVDRILELPDRTRFQILAPVVRGKKGTHRKLISGLAAEGFVRVRIDGEVRELSDSIELDKNQLHTIEVVVDRLVKKDDMQERLSDSLTTCLKRSGGIAVIDLMQENAEDQPSELVFSENFACPEHGAVMEELSPRLFSFNSPYGACPNCHGIGSHRTFSPELIIPNPNLPVYASIAPWSDKDNTYYLSLICSVAEAFGFDIQTPWNQLTPEQQHVMLYGSKDPIWIEVDSRYRENKGYHRRYEGAIPLLDRQYQEASSDLYKQKLEQYLIDQACDICGGKRLKPESLAVRLGQYRIHEFTGVSIRECLDRVQDLKLSDRQAQIGDLVLREIKARLQFLLDVGLDYLTLDRTAMTLSGGEAQRIRLATQIGAGLTGVLYVLDEPSIGLHQRDNTRLLNTLTKLRDLGNTLIVVEHDEETIRAADHLVDIGPGAGVHGGRIVAQGDLDTLLNAEESLTGAYLSGRRSIQTPPERREGNGRSLVIRDAVRNNLKKVDVEFPLGKLVCVTGVSGSGKSTLINELLYPAIQHHFGQKVPQPKEMKPVKGLDALDKAIVIDQSPIGRTPRSNPATYTGVFDCIRDVFSETIEAKARGYKPGQFSFNVKGGRCEACSGQGVNVIEMNFLPDVYVQCEVCKGARYNRETLQVKFKGKSIADVLGMTVEEGAEFFKNIPQAANRLQTLVDVGLGYMRLGQTAPTLSGGEAQRVKLATELSRRATGKTLYLIDEPTTGLSFYDVHKLLDVIQRLVDKGNSVLVIEHNLDVIRCSDWIIDLGPEGGDRGGEIVAVGTPEEVAKNPRSYTGQYLKQVLQQYPSGS